From Marinobacter alexandrii, one genomic window encodes:
- a CDS encoding T9SS type A sorting domain-containing protein, producing MIKIVKSFFAFLIAFIFASVYLYAQDNCAARADFDWDDHTGTPTGNTYTDKTVDFAYSVSGSGGITFNDVGAFAELPTAFGVFNTVWGIAQGDNEINTYVIDFSGDLLYDFCFQLLDIDTGEGSADFVTVNAYDHNNVLITLVAGNLSDQGDRIQYNGANVFEGIGASPTFFGNNPRSNVIICFPGAIQRLEIIYDSNAGTNGQFFGIGDFDYCSQDFDNDGIKDDAETDSDGDGILNTVEGYTPGDADSDGIPNVYDADFAGRVDANGDNTDDNFDSDLDGAPDALDLDSDDDGILDSIENLPTSGGLPANTDGIDQRDYLDNDSDNDGVSDLIEGNDIDFNGVADLALAGTDADGDGIDDNLDIVNGIYEVGNLTGSAAIVAANLVDDDTTPDYRDTDDDGDGILTSAEIPDTNGDGIPDYISACEDGSILDFEDFTVGDTPGPVFTVEASNITFDFTDPSGSAVNYEIDNDIHGENYVLVGQTLATNTNFSELSIKFDRPLEGFCFDLLDIDFGAGNWLDSMAVNIFRDGDLVVLDSDNIINGSSNILKDNNFIVGRTISEDDEYLANVRICLNQTVDSLVIKYADHIVPDGFQKIGINDFTWCGIDHDYDEVLDINDPDDNNNGIPDIIEGGGVDPSLDTDGDKIPDYLDTDFAGFTDTNADGIDDRRDLDLDGVPDHIDKDTDNDGIPDAIEANGGFLPANMDEDGAYPPSYALANDSDGDGIVNDVDTSTGGTAFTNPNTDGDTANDFRDLDSDNDGIMDLVEAGGEDTDGNGQIDNFVDATNDGLHDAFDPDLFGTTLLNGSIGKFARNTDGDSLPDYLDIDTDEDGITDDVEAQSIAGYIALSNVDTDGDGIDDSYDTDCAPCGGVTGVAIVPVNTDSDSNADYRDTDSDDDGISDSVESRDTNADGVADQLASGTDTDNDGLDDAYDADCAPCGSITGITAPNQDTDTDLTVDFRDIDDDGDGVATSAEDFNSNGNFADDFTQGGSPTPDYLFFTNDPDGDGVDNATDLDDNNDGVPDSQQSDVVDTDGDGIVDRYDLDIDGDGIPNAIEANDGVLPANMNENGQYPTTYAAANDIDGDGLVDDIDNTDGAVTSGTPLPNNDFDGDGLSDFEDADGDGDGIPDSIESVGIDTNANGIPDLFTDSDGDGNPDYRDGDSDGDGVFDLREGQSTAGYIGTPSGVDTDGDGIDDSFDGDCTGANCGGVTGIPIIGNDHDGDGTPDFQDDDSDNDGISDLIEANDNNADGVADNTPSGADLNDNGIDDDFDATPVVLQNTDSDSESDWRDSDDDGDGRPTSDESVDTSPANGTPDYLESNGNTCGPGKTNNGTANAFAVATNNGGSRTGSAIGAPDYAGSGDNRFTLAFMDGAGQNYTLDLGETVAAGSNISIVMSANEAASAQTVSASTDNVTFSGDVTFSNITQRTGFETNDYTVPAGGARYIRFSFVSGVPYVDALTFNSCADDSDNDGVQDSADNDSDNDGLTDMEEGNGTDPSADADGDGILNFQDNDFAGFTDINSDGINDNFDQDLDGVPNHQDLDSDNDGIPDAIEANGGSLPANMTSEGAYLWSYINANDTDGDGHANDVDTDDGGVALSNPDSDNGTGYDDGLPDFLDRDSDNDGITDAAENNGVDNNRDGILDNFVDTDGDGLNDTVDPDNGGTPLVILNTDGDANPDYLDLDSDGDSAGNPGLGDLFEGHDSNFDGTPSWDDDNDLILDTNEGNIDLDGDGILDAFDPDQGGIGAALPNADGDGLSNFRDDDDDNDGNPTISEDTNGDGNYFNDFTEGQSGQFANVPDYLYNSVSPLPVELISFKVSLDERNAVLEWVTAQEINNDHFDIEYSNDGIDFLKVGEVEGNGTVSSVSDYAFTHRDLNAGFNFYRLKQVDFDGAFEYSEIKRVSVGAFEDISVSVYPNPSTDHATVKLNSGAATRIELVTLSGTILKSVQYEGGTTEHTFDVSSLKSGMYLIRVSGPELSSIKRLVVR from the coding sequence ATGATCAAGATCGTAAAGTCATTCTTTGCATTTTTAATAGCGTTCATTTTTGCTTCAGTCTACCTATATGCTCAAGACAATTGTGCTGCCCGAGCAGATTTTGACTGGGATGATCATACTGGCACGCCTACTGGCAATACGTACACGGACAAAACAGTGGATTTTGCCTATTCAGTTTCCGGATCTGGCGGAATCACTTTTAATGACGTAGGTGCATTCGCAGAACTTCCTACAGCTTTTGGAGTATTCAACACCGTTTGGGGTATCGCTCAAGGCGATAATGAGATAAATACATATGTTATTGATTTTAGCGGAGATCTGCTTTACGACTTCTGCTTCCAATTATTGGATATAGATACCGGTGAAGGAAGTGCCGATTTTGTAACTGTCAATGCATATGATCATAATAATGTTCTTATAACGCTTGTTGCAGGAAATTTATCGGATCAGGGTGATAGAATTCAGTACAATGGCGCAAATGTTTTTGAGGGAATTGGTGCCTCTCCTACATTTTTTGGAAATAATCCAAGATCGAATGTTATCATTTGTTTTCCCGGAGCAATTCAGCGATTAGAAATTATTTACGATAGCAATGCCGGCACCAATGGTCAGTTTTTTGGAATTGGCGATTTTGATTATTGTTCTCAGGACTTTGACAATGACGGTATTAAAGATGATGCTGAAACAGACTCTGATGGTGATGGAATACTTAACACAGTGGAAGGATACACTCCAGGAGATGCAGATTCTGATGGAATTCCTAACGTTTACGATGCTGACTTTGCAGGAAGAGTAGATGCAAATGGAGATAATACAGACGATAACTTCGATAGTGACTTAGATGGCGCACCAGATGCCTTAGACCTGGATTCTGATGATGACGGGATCTTAGATTCAATTGAAAACTTACCAACCTCAGGAGGTTTACCGGCTAATACCGATGGGATAGATCAAAGGGATTATTTAGATAATGACTCGGATAATGATGGTGTTAGCGATTTGATTGAGGGGAATGACATTGATTTTAATGGAGTTGCAGATTTAGCCCTAGCTGGAACTGATGCGGATGGAGACGGGATAGACGATAATCTGGATATCGTTAATGGAATCTATGAAGTAGGAAACTTGACAGGTTCTGCAGCTATAGTAGCTGCGAATCTTGTGGATGACGATACAACACCAGATTATAGAGATACAGATGATGATGGAGATGGCATACTTACGTCTGCTGAAATACCTGATACTAATGGTGACGGGATCCCTGATTATATTTCAGCATGTGAAGATGGGTCTATATTAGATTTTGAAGATTTTACTGTTGGAGATACGCCAGGGCCTGTTTTCACCGTAGAAGCCTCAAACATCACATTTGACTTCACTGATCCTTCAGGATCTGCAGTTAATTATGAAATAGATAATGATATTCATGGAGAGAATTATGTTCTTGTTGGTCAAACGCTAGCTACCAATACAAATTTCTCCGAATTGTCTATCAAATTTGACCGTCCTTTAGAAGGCTTCTGCTTCGACCTACTTGATATTGACTTTGGTGCTGGCAACTGGCTCGATTCAATGGCTGTCAATATTTTCAGAGATGGAGATTTGGTTGTTTTGGATAGTGATAATATCATCAATGGCAGTTCCAACATCCTTAAAGACAACAACTTTATTGTGGGTAGAACAATCTCAGAAGATGATGAGTATTTAGCGAATGTCAGAATCTGTCTAAACCAAACAGTCGATTCTTTAGTCATCAAATATGCAGATCACATTGTTCCTGATGGATTTCAAAAAATAGGTATCAATGATTTTACCTGGTGTGGTATTGACCATGATTACGATGAAGTACTTGATATTAATGATCCTGATGACAACAACAATGGTATTCCGGATATTATAGAAGGTGGTGGTGTAGATCCTTCACTTGATACTGATGGAGATAAGATTCCTGACTATCTCGACACAGACTTTGCTGGTTTTACAGACACCAATGCGGATGGAATTGATGACCGAAGAGATTTAGATTTAGATGGTGTACCAGATCACATAGATAAAGACACAGATAATGATGGCATACCTGATGCTATCGAAGCTAATGGAGGATTTCTTCCAGCTAATATGGATGAAGACGGAGCATACCCCCCATCATATGCTCTAGCAAACGACTCTGATGGAGACGGAATCGTTAATGATGTAGACACATCTACCGGAGGCACTGCATTTACTAATCCAAACACGGATGGTGACACAGCAAATGATTTTAGAGATTTGGATAGTGACAATGATGGAATTATGGACCTGGTAGAAGCTGGTGGTGAGGATACCGATGGTAATGGTCAAATTGACAATTTTGTAGATGCTACTAATGATGGTCTTCATGACGCATTTGATCCAGATCTTTTTGGGACAACACTCCTAAACGGTAGTATTGGGAAATTCGCAAGAAATACAGATGGAGATTCACTTCCTGACTACCTGGATATAGATACCGATGAAGATGGAATTACGGATGACGTTGAGGCTCAATCGATCGCTGGGTATATAGCTCTTTCGAATGTAGATACTGATGGAGATGGGATTGATGATTCTTATGACACTGATTGTGCTCCATGCGGAGGTGTAACAGGAGTGGCTATTGTTCCTGTCAATACGGATAGCGATAGCAATGCGGACTATCGAGATACAGATTCTGACGATGATGGCATATCCGATAGTGTTGAAAGTAGAGACACAAACGCAGATGGTGTAGCTGATCAACTAGCTTCAGGGACTGATACTGACAATGATGGTCTCGATGACGCCTATGATGCTGATTGTGCGCCATGTGGATCTATCACTGGCATCACTGCTCCTAATCAAGATACAGACACAGATCTCACAGTTGATTTTAGAGATATTGATGATGATGGAGATGGAGTAGCAACCTCTGCCGAAGATTTTAATTCCAATGGAAACTTTGCTGACGATTTTACACAAGGCGGGTCTCCTACTCCAGATTACCTATTTTTTACCAATGATCCTGATGGAGACGGAGTAGATAATGCAACAGACTTAGATGACAACAATGATGGAGTTCCAGACTCACAACAGTCTGATGTAGTAGATACGGATGGAGATGGCATTGTAGATAGATACGACTTAGATATTGATGGTGATGGTATTCCAAATGCGATAGAAGCAAATGACGGAGTATTGCCTGCCAATATGAATGAAAATGGACAATATCCTACCACTTATGCTGCTGCTAATGATATAGATGGAGATGGGTTGGTTGACGATATTGATAATACAGATGGGGCTGTCACAAGTGGCACTCCTCTTCCTAATAATGATTTTGATGGTGATGGGCTAAGTGATTTTGAAGATGCTGATGGTGATGGTGACGGTATTCCAGACTCGATAGAGTCTGTAGGAATAGATACAAATGCAAATGGCATTCCTGATCTATTCACAGATTCTGATGGTGACGGAAATCCAGATTATAGAGATGGAGACTCAGATGGAGATGGCGTCTTTGATCTTAGAGAGGGACAGTCTACTGCTGGTTACATAGGAACTCCATCTGGAGTGGACACTGACGGAGACGGAATAGATGACTCGTTCGATGGTGATTGTACTGGTGCAAATTGTGGAGGAGTTACAGGTATTCCAATCATTGGTAATGATCATGACGGAGATGGTACACCTGACTTTCAGGATGATGACAGTGATAATGATGGCATTTCCGATCTAATTGAAGCCAATGATAACAATGCTGATGGGGTGGCTGATAATACTCCTTCTGGTGCTGACTTAAATGATAATGGAATTGATGACGACTTTGATGCAACACCTGTTGTACTTCAAAATACGGACAGTGATAGTGAGTCTGACTGGAGAGATAGTGATGATGATGGTGACGGGAGGCCTACATCTGATGAAAGTGTGGACACTAGCCCAGCTAATGGAACACCTGATTACCTAGAATCAAATGGTAACACTTGTGGACCAGGTAAGACAAACAATGGTACTGCCAATGCCTTTGCTGTAGCTACAAACAATGGAGGATCCAGAACAGGATCTGCAATTGGAGCTCCCGACTATGCAGGAAGTGGTGATAATCGCTTCACCCTGGCATTTATGGATGGAGCCGGTCAAAATTATACTCTTGACCTTGGAGAAACTGTAGCAGCAGGTTCTAACATTTCTATTGTGATGAGTGCAAATGAGGCTGCATCTGCTCAAACAGTTTCTGCTTCAACCGATAATGTTACTTTCTCGGGCGATGTTACCTTTTCTAATATAACCCAAAGAACAGGTTTTGAAACTAACGATTACACAGTCCCTGCTGGTGGAGCAAGGTATATTCGATTCTCTTTTGTTTCTGGTGTACCATATGTAGATGCCTTAACATTTAATAGTTGTGCAGATGATTCCGACAATGATGGAGTTCAGGATTCTGCTGATAATGATAGTGATAATGATGGATTGACAGATATGGAAGAAGGTAATGGAACAGACCCTTCTGCAGATGCGGATGGAGATGGAATATTGAATTTTCAAGATAATGACTTTGCTGGGTTTACCGACATAAATTCCGATGGTATCAATGATAATTTTGATCAGGATTTAGATGGCGTACCAAATCATCAGGATTTAGATTCAGATAACGATGGTATTCCAGATGCAATAGAAGCTAACGGAGGTTCATTGCCAGCAAACATGACGTCTGAAGGTGCATACCTTTGGTCATACATCAATGCGAATGATACGGATGGAGATGGTCACGCTAATGATGTTGATACGGATGATGGTGGTGTAGCATTGTCGAATCCAGACTCAGACAATGGAACGGGCTATGATGATGGTCTCCCTGATTTCTTAGATAGGGATTCAGATAATGATGGTATTACAGATGCCGCAGAAAACAATGGCGTTGACAATAATAGAGACGGGATATTGGACAACTTCGTTGATACAGATGGAGATGGACTAAATGACACAGTTGATCCAGATAATGGTGGCACTCCCCTAGTTATTTTAAATACAGATGGTGATGCAAATCCTGATTACCTTGATTTGGATTCTGACGGAGATAGTGCCGGAAACCCAGGATTGGGGGATCTATTTGAAGGTCATGATTCTAACTTTGATGGAACACCATCTTGGGACGATGATAACGACTTGATCCTGGATACCAATGAAGGAAACATTGATCTTGACGGTGACGGCATTTTGGATGCTTTTGATCCTGATCAAGGTGGTATTGGTGCTGCACTACCCAATGCAGATGGTGACGGATTGTCAAATTTCAGAGATGATGATGATGATAATGATGGAAACCCTACAATCTCTGAGGATACAAATGGCGATGGAAATTACTTCAATGATTTTACCGAAGGACAGAGTGGACAGTTTGCTAATGTGCCAGATTACCTGTACAATTCTGTCTCACCACTTCCTGTTGAACTGATAAGTTTCAAAGTGTCTTTGGATGAAAGAAATGCCGTTCTGGAATGGGTTACTGCCCAAGAAATAAACAATGATCACTTTGATATAGAATACTCCAATGATGGAATAGACTTTTTAAAGGTTGGTGAGGTTGAAGGAAATGGTACGGTGAGTTCAGTTTCTGATTATGCATTTACACATAGAGATTTAAACGCTGGATTCAATTTCTATCGACTGAAGCAAGTAGATTTTGATGGAGCATTTGAATACTCTGAAATCAAGCGTGTAAGCGTTGGGGCTTTTGAAGATATATCCGTAAGCGTTTATCCTAACCCATCTACTGATCATGCAACGGTAAAATTAAATTCAGGTGCAGCTACTCGTATCGAACTAGTAACTCTTAGTGGAACCATATTGAAATCAGTACAATATGAAGGAGGAACGACTGAGCATACCTTCGATGTAAGTAGCCTTAAGTCTGGGATGTATCTCATCCGAGTAAGTGGTCCGGAGCTTTCATCTATTAAGAGGTTGGTCGTTAGATAG
- the rplT gene encoding 50S ribosomal protein L20 produces MRSVNHVASRARRKKMMKHAKGYFGRRKNVWTVSKNAIEKGWQYAYRDRKAKKREFRALWIQRINAGAREHGMSYSVFMGKLSAAGIEINRKALADLAMNEPKAFKAVVDAVKK; encoded by the coding sequence ATGAGATCAGTAAATCATGTAGCTTCAAGAGCTCGTCGGAAGAAGATGATGAAGCACGCCAAAGGATACTTTGGTAGAAGAAAAAATGTTTGGACAGTGTCCAAGAACGCTATTGAAAAAGGATGGCAATATGCTTATCGTGATAGAAAAGCAAAGAAAAGAGAATTTAGAGCTCTTTGGATTCAACGTATCAATGCTGGAGCAAGAGAGCACGGAATGTCTTACTCTGTATTCATGGGTAAATTGAGTGCAGCAGGTATAGAAATCAACAGAAAGGCGCTTGCTGACTTAGCAATGAATGAGCCTAAAGCTTTCAAAGCTGTCGTTGATGCTGTGAAGAAGTAA
- the infC gene encoding translation initiation factor IF-3 yields MRFVFNVQLKQRSTIAKLRRRGPSRIRKEEPYKVNDKITARQVRVVGENVKVDVYPTEQAIKIAQEQNLDLVEISPNADPPVCKVIDYSKFKYEQKKKQKEIKAKAQKTVIKEIRFGPNTDDHDFNFKLNHAIKFLKEGAKVKAYVHFYGRTIVFKDRGEILLLKFAQALEEYGKVEQLPKMEGKRMILFMAPKQLKK; encoded by the coding sequence GCGTTTTGTTTTTAATGTTCAACTTAAACAAAGGAGTACAATCGCTAAACTAAGAAGAAGAGGCCCTTCCAGAATCAGAAAAGAAGAGCCTTACAAGGTAAATGACAAGATCACTGCACGCCAGGTAAGAGTGGTTGGAGAAAACGTGAAGGTTGATGTTTACCCTACAGAACAGGCCATTAAAATTGCTCAAGAGCAAAATTTGGATTTGGTAGAAATTTCACCAAATGCTGACCCGCCCGTTTGCAAAGTGATTGATTATTCTAAGTTCAAATACGAACAGAAGAAGAAGCAAAAGGAAATTAAGGCCAAAGCCCAAAAAACTGTCATAAAGGAAATACGGTTTGGTCCTAATACGGATGATCATGATTTCAATTTTAAATTGAATCATGCAATCAAATTTTTGAAGGAAGGAGCTAAAGTAAAAGCGTATGTTCATTTCTACGGAAGAACAATCGTTTTTAAGGACAGAGGAGAAATTTTGCTACTGAAGTTTGCGCAAGCACTTGAGGAGTATGGTAAGGTGGAGCAGCTTCCTAAAATGGAGGGTAAGCGAATGATCTTGTTTATGGCTCCTAAGCAATTGAAGAAATAA
- the rpmI gene encoding 50S ribosomal protein L35, whose amino-acid sequence MPKLKTNSSAKKRFKLTGTGKLKRKHAFKNHILTKKETKQKRNLRYMSVVDKADEPNIKRLLNL is encoded by the coding sequence ATGCCGAAACTTAAAACAAACTCTAGTGCTAAAAAGCGATTTAAGCTTACAGGTACTGGGAAACTTAAAAGAAAGCATGCATTCAAAAATCACATCTTGACAAAGAAGGAGACGAAGCAAAAGCGAAATCTTCGATACATGTCAGTTGTGGATAAGGCGGATGAGCCAAACATCAAACGTCTTTTGAATCTGTAA